The following coding sequences lie in one Calditrichota bacterium genomic window:
- the dapB gene encoding 4-hydroxy-tetrahydrodipicolinate reductase, with translation MNIALLGYGKMGQAVEHLARQDGHTISAIFDLRNPLTPHSDLQNTDVLIDFSAADAVLAHLKLAADFNIPIVEGTTGWYSELGNIHEIKGLTLLYSPNFSLGVFAFSKIAELAAQLFNKIGGYDAYIHEWHHSGKADSPSGTAKKLAEGLLAHLDTKTQIQTETSHGKIEPDALHVTSTRAGAIAGTHEIGFSSPYDWITLRHQAVSREGFAGGALRAARWLVNRTGIFTMDDLMNDLFQN, from the coding sequence ATGAACATCGCACTCTTGGGCTACGGAAAGATGGGACAAGCGGTTGAACATCTGGCCCGACAAGACGGCCACACGATTTCCGCCATCTTCGATCTCCGGAATCCACTGACACCCCATTCGGATTTACAAAACACAGATGTGCTGATTGATTTTTCCGCGGCGGATGCCGTATTGGCTCACCTGAAATTAGCGGCGGATTTTAACATTCCCATCGTAGAAGGCACCACGGGCTGGTATTCAGAGCTCGGAAACATTCACGAAATTAAAGGATTGACCCTTCTCTATAGTCCCAATTTTTCACTGGGGGTTTTTGCCTTTTCAAAAATCGCCGAATTGGCCGCACAGCTTTTCAACAAAATTGGCGGCTACGACGCCTACATCCACGAGTGGCATCACTCCGGGAAAGCCGACAGCCCCAGCGGAACCGCCAAAAAACTGGCCGAGGGTCTTCTTGCTCATCTGGATACCAAAACACAGATTCAAACCGAAACCAGTCACGGAAAAATTGAGCCCGATGCTTTGCATGTGACCTCCACACGGGCAGGAGCCATCGCCGGAACACACGAGATCGGGTTTAGCTCCCCCTACGATTGGATCACCCTGCGGCATCAGGCAGTTAGCCGAGAGGGATTTGCCGGCGGAGCACTTCGGGCAGCCCGGTGGCTGGTAAACCGAACGGGCATTTTCACAATGGATGATTTAATGAACGATCTTTTTCAGAACTAA
- a CDS encoding 4-hydroxy-tetrahydrodipicolinate synthase, producing the protein MNATQFRGTTVALVTPFRENGEIDEERLRQLVDWHIEQGTDVILACGTTGESATLSHEEHHRVMEIIIRQVNGRVPVLAGAGSNSTSEAVSLTQFAEEIGADGILSVGPYYNKPTQEGFYRHFKTIAEATRLPVILYNVPGRTGTNISAETTLRLAEIPNVAGIKEASGKFSQIMEILRRRPEGFLVLSGDDSITLPLISMGGDGAISVVANEAPALFHEMVHLAFRNQWEEARTLHFRLLPLMEMNFVETNPIPVKTALALMGKIEDNFRLPLVKMTDSNRAALADLLRNLGLVN; encoded by the coding sequence ATGAACGCCACACAATTTCGAGGAACAACTGTCGCACTGGTTACACCCTTCAGGGAAAACGGAGAAATCGATGAGGAAAGGCTGCGCCAACTCGTGGACTGGCACATCGAGCAGGGCACGGATGTTATTCTGGCGTGCGGAACCACTGGTGAAAGCGCCACCCTTTCGCATGAAGAGCACCACCGCGTGATGGAAATCATCATTCGGCAGGTAAACGGCCGGGTTCCGGTTCTGGCCGGTGCCGGAAGCAATTCCACCTCCGAGGCCGTTTCATTGACGCAATTTGCCGAAGAAATCGGTGCCGACGGGATCCTTTCCGTCGGGCCGTACTACAACAAGCCCACCCAGGAAGGATTTTACCGGCATTTCAAAACCATTGCCGAAGCCACCCGCCTGCCGGTCATTCTTTACAACGTACCCGGACGAACCGGCACCAACATTTCCGCCGAAACCACGCTCCGGCTGGCGGAAATCCCAAATGTTGCGGGAATTAAAGAAGCCAGCGGAAAATTTTCCCAGATCATGGAAATCCTCCGGCGCCGTCCGGAAGGTTTTCTGGTGCTTTCCGGCGACGATTCGATTACCCTGCCCCTGATTTCAATGGGAGGCGACGGCGCTATTTCCGTCGTGGCCAACGAAGCGCCTGCCCTGTTTCACGAGATGGTTCATCTGGCTTTTCGCAACCAGTGGGAAGAAGCCCGCACGCTTCATTTTCGGCTGCTCCCGTTAATGGAAATGAACTTCGTTGAAACCAACCCCATCCCCGTGAAAACAGCCCTTGCGCTGATGGGAAAAATAGAGGACAATTTCCGGCTGCCGCTGGTTAAAATGACCGATTCCAACCGGGCAGCATTGGCCGACCTGCTGCGAAATTTGGGTTTGGTCAATTGA
- the ubiE gene encoding bifunctional demethylmenaquinone methyltransferase/2-methoxy-6-polyprenyl-1,4-benzoquinol methylase UbiE yields the protein MTSSQDAPSRTRIYQMFDRISPWYDGLNRLLSLRQDVRWRKKLAEFLPQDRPLRILDVATGTADVPIFLLEKMPAVGKIVGIDPAKKMLSIGRDKIARRKLQSVVTLFPGNAMQLPFPGDVFDAVTISFGIRNVTDIGRALREMYRVLKPGGRVLILEFSLPGFPLFRKIYLFYFRRLLPGIGGLLSGAPGAYRYLNRSVETFPYGENFLKRLEASGFRRTKAVPLTFGIATLYVGEK from the coding sequence TTGACGTCTTCTCAAGATGCGCCCTCGCGTACCCGGATCTATCAGATGTTTGATCGCATTTCGCCCTGGTACGACGGGCTGAACAGGCTGTTGTCGCTTCGGCAGGACGTGCGCTGGCGGAAAAAGTTAGCAGAATTTCTTCCGCAGGACCGGCCGTTGAGAATTCTGGATGTGGCGACGGGCACAGCCGATGTGCCGATCTTTTTGCTGGAAAAAATGCCCGCAGTCGGGAAAATTGTGGGAATTGATCCGGCCAAAAAAATGTTGTCCATTGGCCGGGATAAAATAGCCCGCAGGAAATTACAGTCCGTGGTAACCCTTTTCCCCGGAAATGCCATGCAGCTCCCCTTTCCCGGCGACGTGTTTGACGCTGTGACCATTTCCTTTGGCATCCGAAATGTAACGGATATCGGGAGGGCTTTGCGTGAAATGTACCGGGTATTAAAACCGGGCGGCCGGGTACTGATCCTGGAATTTTCCCTTCCCGGTTTCCCGCTCTTTCGAAAAATTTACCTGTTTTACTTTCGGAGGCTGCTCCCCGGGATTGGGGGACTTCTGTCGGGCGCTCCGGGAGCCTATCGCTATTTGAATCGGAGTGTGGAAACATTCCCTTACGGGGAAAATTTTCTGAAACGGCTTGAGGCGTCCGGATTCCGGCGCACAAAAGCCGTGCCTCTGACATTTGGGATTGCAACCCTTTATGTGGGGGAGAAATAG
- the hydA gene encoding dihydropyrimidinase has protein sequence MESLLIKQGQIVTESHVFTGDLLIVDGRIQAVGENLEKWDAGTRVLDASGLQIFPGGIDPHVHMELPVSGTISSDDFASGTAAALAGGTTTIIDFVTPGRNQSLIEALRERQELAKKSLCDYGLHMSVTGWNDFTQKEMQRCVEKEGIPSFKVYLAYKETIGLEDRDLIRVMDTAARLKALITAHCEHGDAVTYLQEKLLAEGKTEPKYHALSRPPELEREAVVRALTLAHVTGVSLYVVHVSTKDAAEEIAAARKRGQPVYGETCPHYLLLDETAYNRTPREAAAYIMSPPLRPPEHKEALWQALKEDALQTVGTDHCPFNLKGQKDRDLSDFTKIPNGIGGVENRLQLLYTYGVLAGKISLNQFVAITATNPAKIFGLYPRKGTLAVGSDADLVLWNPEGEDVISAKTHHHHCDSTVYEGFKIQGKPEFVLANGRVVVADGEVLARSGDGRFLERKKVGLVQHVFHLE, from the coding sequence ATGGAATCACTTCTCATTAAGCAGGGCCAGATTGTTACAGAGTCCCATGTTTTTACGGGCGATCTTTTAATCGTTGATGGCAGAATCCAGGCGGTTGGCGAAAATCTGGAAAAATGGGATGCCGGCACGCGGGTTCTGGATGCCTCCGGTCTGCAGATTTTCCCGGGCGGTATTGATCCGCACGTGCACATGGAATTGCCTGTGAGCGGCACGATTTCGTCTGATGATTTTGCCTCCGGCACAGCGGCTGCTCTGGCAGGAGGAACCACCACGATTATCGATTTTGTGACGCCCGGGCGAAATCAATCCCTGATTGAAGCCCTTCGGGAACGCCAGGAGCTGGCAAAAAAATCTCTGTGTGATTACGGACTTCACATGAGCGTAACCGGCTGGAACGATTTTACTCAAAAAGAAATGCAGCGGTGCGTGGAAAAGGAAGGCATTCCCTCCTTTAAGGTGTACCTGGCGTACAAAGAAACCATCGGCCTGGAGGATCGGGATCTGATTCGGGTGATGGATACAGCGGCTCGCCTGAAGGCTCTCATTACCGCACATTGCGAGCACGGGGATGCCGTCACGTACCTGCAGGAAAAGCTGCTGGCCGAAGGCAAAACCGAGCCCAAATATCACGCCTTATCGCGGCCGCCGGAACTGGAACGGGAAGCAGTTGTACGCGCACTTACGCTGGCACACGTGACCGGCGTTTCCTTGTACGTGGTGCATGTGTCGACAAAAGATGCGGCTGAAGAAATTGCGGCTGCCCGAAAGCGGGGGCAGCCGGTTTACGGAGAAACCTGTCCCCATTATTTGCTGTTGGACGAAACGGCGTACAACCGGACGCCCCGGGAAGCCGCGGCCTATATTATGAGTCCCCCTTTGCGCCCGCCGGAGCACAAAGAGGCCTTATGGCAGGCGCTTAAAGAGGACGCCCTGCAAACCGTGGGAACCGACCATTGTCCCTTCAATCTTAAGGGACAAAAGGACAGGGATTTGTCTGATTTTACCAAAATCCCCAACGGGATAGGAGGCGTGGAAAATCGCCTGCAACTGCTTTACACGTACGGGGTTTTGGCTGGAAAAATTTCCTTGAATCAATTTGTTGCGATAACAGCGACCAATCCCGCCAAAATTTTCGGACTCTACCCTCGCAAGGGAACCCTTGCCGTGGGTTCCGATGCCGACTTGGTGCTCTGGAATCCGGAAGGGGAGGACGTTATTTCGGCCAAAACGCATCACCACCACTGTGACTCCACGGTGTACGAGGGGTTTAAAATCCAGGGCAAACCGGAATTTGTTTTAGCCAATGGTCGGGTGGTTGTGGCGGATGGGGAGGTTTTGGCCCGGTCGGGGGATGGTCGGTTTTTAGAGAGAAAAAAAGTGGGCCTGGTGCAGCATGTTTTTCACTTGGAATAG